The window CTTGACGGCATAGATGTTTGCCTCCTCTTGGAACTTTCCAATATTTTTCTTATAGCGAATCCGCTTGTTGCCAAACCAGTTGGAGACCTGCGGGATATTGGGTAGAAATAAGAAAGGGTTGGGGGAAATCTTTCCCTCTGAAGCTCCTCTTTTAATGGGATCTGAGACCTTTTCATCCGAAAACTCCCTCTCCCCAGGCCACCCGCAATACCTGAGAGACAGTGATGCCACACTTCTTGGCAAGCTCCTCCTTGGCCTCCTCACTGGGATACGGGTTACTCAGGTGGGAGTAGAAATATTCATTTAGGACCTCGGTGGCCTGTTTGCTGAAGTTACGGCGTTTCCGCCTACAGGGGAGGGAGAAGGGTGGTGAGGAGGTGCTGGTCTGGCGGGGTCGCCATGTTGTACGACTCTCGGGGCACCCTCTTGGGTACAGCGTTGTGCAACGTGATGGCCCAAGGTCCCAGAGAGGCATGGGAAGGAGCCCAGACCTAAAGCCTGGCCTGGTCCCCTGGGTCCCACCTGGCATCCAGAAAGCGGGAGCGCAGGATCATGACGGCCTCACAGGTGCTCTGCTTGAGCTGCATCTGGATGGCGCTGAACTTCCGGTGGATGATGCTCACCATGCGCTCCATCTCCTTGGGTGCCACAGGGCGTGTGCGGCTCTGCTCCCTCAGCAGGTTCATCACGTGGGTCGTGAACTCGTTACACGCCTGCAGTGGGGGCCACTGGACTGGTGAGGAGGAGCCCTCTGGCCACAGGACTCGTCCCCCAAACCCCGAGCCTCTCCCTCCACCCATCCCAGCCTCCTCTCTTCACCTGCTCATACTTCTCCAGCTCCGAGTGGTAGATGTGGCGAATCTGGGCAAGTTTGCTGCGATAGTCTGAGTGCTCGATGGAGTTGTCAGGGGACACGCCACCCCCGGAGGCTGCAGCGGCTGCAGCTGCTGCCGCTGAACCGCCCCCTTTCTCTGGCCCAGCCACACCCTCTGCCAGAAGCATGTTGTCCAAGCGCATCAACTGTGGGTCCACAGGCTCCTCCTCTTGGGAGCTCCGGATGCTGAGCCCTAACATGCAGAGAAGTGGATTTAGGGACCTATGGACCCCACACCCAGCTCTCAGCCTTCCTGGTGCCTCCAGGAAACCCAATTTCCAGGCTTTGGTCCCCTCTCTAGCAACCTCCCCAAGTCCCCACTTTCCTCAAGGTCCCCAAGTTGTCAAGGTCTTAGCCAGAATCCTATAATGAACAGGGTCCTGTCCCCAGAGTTGAGCAGTCACAGGGGACCACATACCGGTTTTCTCCTTGATTTCACACAGGACGCTAAAGAGGGCAGGCTTCATTCGATGGCAGTTTAGGGCGTGTTTCCTTGGGAggaatgtgggggggggggggaaatgagagagaaaagttGAAGAGCTACAGAAATAGCAGGGGACCTGAGGGTGAGAAAGGGGAGCCTGGGAACTAAGGGAGAGAGGTGGATAAATCTCTAAGAAGGGAGACAGAAGTGGGTTTGGGGcaggtggggtgtgtgtgtgtggagttgGGAGAGCATGGAGATATGGGGCAGCTGTTTGGCTTCAGGAAGATAAGGGGAAGATGTAAGCAAGCGCAAGAAGCTCGAGAAGCTATGGGTGGGCTGGGGGCTTTGGAAGATGATTCGAGGAAGAGTTTGGAGTAGGAGTTTGGGGGATCACTGGACAAACGAGCATAGACTTTAGGGGAAGAGAGATGCAGGATGGGTTGGAGAAGAGTCAGAGTTTAAGGGTGTCAGAGAGGGGTTGGGGGATGCCAAGCTGAAGTGGGGAGTTCAACATAGGTGTATGTGTATAGGTCCCGGGACTGAGCAGAGCGGGGTGAGAGGTGGGGGGATTTGATGCACCTAGTGTTCGACTGAGCAGAGGAGAGTGTTAGGAGCTCTGGAGAGGGGTGCAAAGGTCCCCACGTCTGAAGAAAGTGGGGGTGGGCTGGGTGGAGAGTTAGGAAAGAGGACAACATTGCCAGGGAGCAGTTTTTCAGCCTAGGAGCCAGAAGTAGGTTCAGGGGGATGATAAGGATATTCCAGGGGAGTGTGGGGGTCAGTGAGAGGTTGTAGGGGTGGGGATGGTGGTGAGATCATCTGGGGTTCCCTCTGTGGAGGTTTCAGGGTCTGGGGGTGAAGGGACGTTTAAGAGGGATCACTTATCTCGGGGCTCCTGGGAGTAAGGAGAGAAGAGAGCTGTAGGATTCCGGTGAGGGTCTTGGAGTTAGGGGGTTCCCAGAAGATTCAGAGCTTGTGAATGGGGGTCCTGCTGGGTCTGTGTAGGGTCCCGGGGTGGGGGCACTCACTTGGCCTGGGCCTCGTCCAGGCTCTGGTCGGTGATGGTCATTATCTGCTGCAGAATGTCCCCGATGTCTTGCTTCCCTCGGCCTCCCGGGACCCCCCCGCTGCCCCCACCGGGGTCTCCGCCACCGGGAGGCTCGCCGGGGCCCCCGGGCTCCCCACCCACCAATCCCAGGCCCCCCCGGGCTCCGCCTGGAGGGGGCGGCCCCAGCAGCCGCTCGTCCATAGCTGGGGGGGGCCCCTGGGGCCCCCTCCCtgctctgcccctcccccccgccTGGTTACTTCCCCCCCAAACTCGCTGGGGCCGCTGTTccctccgcccccacccccacccgtcTCCCCCGCCCTCCGGGCTCCCCCGGGGGTTCACCCCGGCCCTGAAGGGAGACCTGGGGTACCGGCTGGGTCCCCACAGGAGACCCCGGCCCCCGGCGGCGGAGAAAATGGAGCcggagagagagaggaggcccaagcgggggtgtgtgtgtgagagagagagagagagggagggaggagggaggaggggggagggaaggagggaggctgggggaggggagtcagggaggaagaggaggggagaagagaagaggaacagGGAGGAGCTGGGGGCGGAGAAACACAGAAACCGAGGAACTGAGACCGagtggaggaggggagagggacgAGGGCTGGAGGGGAGGAGACTGTCCCAGTGGGGGGGAAGCCTGGGTTTTTCTGTGGCCTGGGAGGGGGGCGTGTCGCGGGCTGGGGTCCTACCATCTAGGTTCTGAGTCAGGGTTCTGGGTGATGGGGTCTCTGACCGCCGGAATGCCTGGGTTCACAGACAGCTCAGTACATATTTCTTGTCCTAATGACTCCCCTCCCTGTTCTACTTAATTAAAACCAGGAgcgggtgggggggtgggggggataatTAGGGAGGTCTCCAGTCGCTGCTTAATGAGCCAGTAATTAACCAGCCAGGGAGGGGAGCTGGCTTCTGGCCAAACTGGGAGAAGGAGACAGCCTCTGACCTCACCTTTTCACCCCCCACCCGGGCCCCTCAAACACCAGTCTTCAGTCCAGAAGGGAATTACATTTATTCACACAACCAAAACATCAGACTCAGAGCAGCAGCGGGGAGAGAGGGTGGGCAGGGCTAATGGTCCATTCACAGCCTGTAGGCCCCTCAGTCCTTGGGCTGGAGGGTGATAGCGGTGGGGGTGGGAGAACAAGCTTAATCTCTCTTTCCCAGGCCCATCCACCCTCCCTTTCTTCTTGCTGGGAAGGAGGGCAGCGCCGTCTCTCCGGTCACAAGGTTTGCCTTGGGAGGTGGAAGCCTGAGCTCTCAAACCCTGCCTAGTAGCTCCACCACTGGGGTGTCCCCACAGCTCTCGCCACATGAGAAGAGGGGGTGGGTTTTCCTTGGCCGGGATCTTCTCACTGCCTCAAGCTTCCTTGTGCTTGGGGAAGAGTTAAATGACCATCCTACCTTGCCTTTCTCCTGTTCCCAGGGTTTGAGAACTTTCACCCCCTCCAGTTCTGAGGGAAGGTGGATGAGACGGATGAATATTGAGGGCCTTTCAGTCTCTGGTGCCCCTGCCAAGCAGGGTCGAGGGCATGCAGTGGGCTGACCAGGTTTGTGCCCCGGGAGTGTGAAGGGGGCTGTTGGGGTCCACAGTCTCAGCAGGTGTGGGTGGGTGGCCGGGACCTTTGTTCCTCCATTCGACCTCCACCCTGAACCCTCAGCAGCAACTCCAGGAGCTCCTGCCcccctggggggaggggaggctctGACCGCTGGGCTTCCATCCGCTGACACTggaggagtgggggggggggggccttaaGAGGTGCCAAGGCTGTGCTGGGCATATAGGACACCTGTGCTGGGGATGGTTTGGGGGGAGCTAGGGACTTGGCGATAAGGCAGATGCCTGGGGAGAAGGAAGATGGGACCCGAAAGTGAACAGAGGCCAAGGATCCAGGAGGCTTGGGTCTTGCCTCCTGGGGGTGTCTCACCTGGTGACTGAGGATGGTGCTGTAGAGCTGTTCTCTGTCCTCAAGTGGCCGGGGCAGAGCCTGGGCTGAGGTTGGAGTTTTCAGGGGGGCGTGGAAGGTGGCCCTCTGCTCCTCTAGGCGGCGGGACTGGGCCTCAGCCACCAGGTCCAGAAGGTGTTCCGTCTGCAGGGAGAGCAGGGAGGCCGAGCGGGGCCCCATGGctagggagaggagagggagggctgAGAGACCAGAGGGGTCGGCAGATGGGCTGGGGGCACAGCGTGAGGTGCTTAGGGACTCGGGATCAGAGCTGAGGGGGTATGATAGGGAGTCAGGAGGAGGCAGGGGGAGAGCCCAGGTTGGAGTGAGTCTTGGTAATGGGGTCAGGGAGAATGTGGGCACCAGGGCTGggaggctccctgggaggctgGAGGTACCTGTGTGCCGGGTCCCTGAAGGAGGAGGGGACGGAGGAGCAGATCGCCAGGGCCGACTGGTGGTGCTCAGAGGGGGCCAGCCCTGCTCATCTTGGGGGGAGTCCTGATGCTGAGAGATGTCCGTTCCAGTCAAGCAGGGTTGGgtggaaggggtggggtgggcagggggctAGGCTGGCGGCCCATTTCCTCTCTTTGGGTCTCCATTCCTGTTCCTTCTGTCCCAGGTCCTCTCACCTCCCTTCTCCCCCAGTGTCAGCCTCCCCCACACAGGGCCCAGCTCACCTGCTCACCATCTTCTTCTTCCTGGAGTCTCTCAGCCTCCATCCCCTGGAGGGGAGAAACTgatgggggaggggtggctgGGATTTGGGAGGCGGGCTGGGACCCTGGATTCCAGAGAGGAGTGGGGgctggaaggggtgggggtgagctGGGGATTGGATGCCTGGGTTATGAACAGGCAGCTGGGTTCCTGGTCAGCACCCCCCATGGGCCCCGCCCATCCCTGTCAACTTCCTCCAGTTCTCCTTTCCCACTCAAACAGCTTGCTCGACCTCTCTTTCCTCAGGGGAGCACTGAGTCCAGGGAAAGCGCCTCCAGCTACAGGAGTGGAGTGGGGATTTATAGTGGGGGAAGGACTTCTGGTCTCATCCCCAAAGACTCAGAACCCCTCCTCCCCAACTCCTAGCTCTGTCCCTCTACCAGTACCTCCCCTTCAGCTCTTTCTGTCAACACTGTCAACACAGGAACTAGCTATACAGGAAGTGGTTTCACTCCTCAGaaacccccctcccccaacacacaccaGGTCCTACCCTCCTCTAGGATTAGGTCCTCCCCATGCATTTCTTGGACCTAATGGGACCAGGAGTGGCACAGTCCCACTGGGAAGTAGAGGATTTAGACCCAGGAATGTCGGGCCCTCAAGCCCGTAACACGCCAGCACTGAATACAACACAcggtaagtattcaataaatacccCTGCCCTCAAGGTGCTTACAGTCACTTCAGGAGACAAGATGTGCACCAaatagagaatgagagagagttCACTCTGGCAGCTCACAGTTTAGTGCAGACAAGGGAAGGGGCAGGGCAAACTTTGTTCTGGTcatgaataaaaatggaaaggagaGATCACTACCCTTGCTTGGCCTTGGTCAATGCTGGTCAGGCTAGGTGGCATGAGACAGGAGCAGACAGATATTTGGGGTCTCTAAATGGCAACCTGCCATGATAGGAGACTTAAGTTGAGTGACTTAAAACATGAGATGTGGGGATATCTGGTTCTGCCAGATACTACTCTGCAATTGTAGGTATATAACCTATCTGTGTCTGTTATGAGAAATATGGGGTTTTCATGGCCCCTACCTTATAGAGTTGATGTGGAGATTAAATTTGATGAAGCTTGGCACATACTGAGTGCTCAGTAAGGGgtattattattagttttcaaAATGCCTTATATCTCCATGTATCTGGCTCATCACCATTAAAGACGTGTAGCCACATTGCTGAAAGGTGAGTAAAGTTTCTTTAAGGTGCTATCTCCCTCTCCCTCTATTTAACCTGAGGTCTTAGGTGGCCATCACTAAACGTAAAGGACGAAGGGCATGGTCTAGCATGTGTATGGGTTCTCACTGGTATACTAAAGCTTCTTGCTTTCAGTGAATACCCTAAATTAACACGGGACTCCCAAATCTACTTATTCTTGCTCTTTAACTGTACCCAAAGCTCTCATCCAAATGTTGAGCTAAGGGCACAAAATTCGGAAAATACTATACAGTCACTCCTGCATTTTTCCCACTCCACTCCCCAAcccctccaaaaagaaaaaaagtaacacTTTAAGTCAGCTTTAATGTGAGGTGGCAATTTGGGGCTCTTATAGTGGTGGCAAGAAGAGTGGTGCTTCATCCCTGCAGTGGAGTTCCTTTTTTACAAGGAGTCATCAGCTAGAATGGCCCTTGCCCCCGCCCCACTCCGTCCCCCGCGCCTACATagttcctggcacacagtaggtgctcgaTAAATATTTGTCAGTCGTTTGTGGGCAGTGGGAATAAGGAGTGAACCTATACGAGAGAACATCACACACCATACATCTTTCTGTTGCAGAAAGTTGGCTCCAGTTTAACCATACTCCCTCTCCACTTTACCCTCCTGTAGCTCCTCACCCTTATTTTCTGGGAGAGGGTTTCAGTCCACGTCACTCAGTACCTTAAATCCTCTTTCCAGACTGTGGCGTCTCCACGTGGAAGACGATTCCTTTTGCGGGGGGCGGGGCACCACACACTCATTGTGGGAGGGAATCTAAACTCATGACCTCACATTTGGAGTTCGAGGATCTCAAAATCTAGACCCTCCCCCCCCGCCCGACTGCCTGCCATTTAATGGGTGCTCATTTTTAGGATGCATTGCCCCTGTTCCCATATAACCTTATACTTTTGGCCCTCGCCTCCCGGATTTAACGGCATTACTTGGTAGTTTGGGAGACCCCGGGCAGCTTGAGCGGATCTCGGCTCTGGGCTGGGAATAAACGCGGAGGCGGGATCGACGTGCTGGGGGAGGAGCCGCAGGCTCCTAGAGCCACCCAATCACAGGGCCAGCCATTCACCGAGGCCCCACTCCCGTGCCGGGCGGCGACCCCGGAACTTTCCCGCACTATCGCAGGGCTGGGCCGAGGGCCGCGCATGCCTGCAGAAAATCTGCGGCCGCGGTGGGGCgggcctcctcctcttcctcctcccgaTAGGCTCCGGCAATGCGAATAGGCCTCGC is drawn from Tamandua tetradactyla isolate mTamTet1 chromosome 5, mTamTet1.pri, whole genome shotgun sequence and contains these coding sequences:
- the PBX2 gene encoding pre-B-cell leukemia transcription factor 2, translated to MDERLLGPPPPGGARGGLGLVGGEPGGPGEPPGGGDPGGGSGGVPGGRGKQDIGDILQQIMTITDQSLDEAQAKKHALNCHRMKPALFSVLCEIKEKTGLSIRSSQEEEPVDPQLMRLDNMLLAEGVAGPEKGGGSAAAAAAAAASGGGVSPDNSIEHSDYRSKLAQIRHIYHSELEKYEQACNEFTTHVMNLLREQSRTRPVAPKEMERMVSIIHRKFSAIQMQLKQSTCEAVMILRSRFLDARRKRRNFSKQATEVLNEYFYSHLSNPYPSEEAKEELAKKCGITVSQVSNWFGNKRIRYKKNIGKFQEEANIYAVKTAVSVTQGGHSRTSSPTPPSSAGSGGSFNLSGSGDMFLGMPGLNGDSYSASQVESLRHSMGPGGYGDNLGGGQMYSPREMRANGGWQEAVTPSSVTSPTEGPGSVHSDTSN
- the GPSM3 gene encoding G-protein-signaling modulator 3, with protein sequence MEAERLQEEEDGEQHQDSPQDEQGWPPLSTTSRPWRSAPPSPPPSGTRHTAMGPRSASLLSLQTEHLLDLVAEAQSRRLEEQRATFHAPLKTPTSAQALPRPLEDREQLYSTILSHQCQRMEAQRSEPPLPPGGQELLELLLRVQGGGRMEEQRSRPPTHTC